A single genomic interval of Helianthus annuus cultivar XRQ/B chromosome 6, HanXRQr2.0-SUNRISE, whole genome shotgun sequence harbors:
- the LOC110944934 gene encoding uncharacterized protein LOC110944934, whose amino-acid sequence MNCLSINLRGVRDSRKSDWIRGIKISYGIHFLAIQETKLSDSTSFMFSKFWGRSAFNYEVVESHGRSGGLACLWCPSMFRCVNSIKHMNFIVVSGIMVHTGTRINMLNIYAPNEAGGRRSLWLELLAIRNSIQGLWILMGDFNEVRNESERMNSEFFESNAEAFNHFILSAGLVEYNMGGGRFTYISDNGDKLSKLDRYLVCLGVMERWPSASVLALERVASDHRPIILSMIQSDFGHIPFRFFNSWFDLPGFKEYVQQVSSIYRFTGPEDLALAIKLRWLKNKIKTWLKAEKTRREGLFGEKKRRLVALENEAENRRLEENELEERIDCRNFLAEFDRIKNMDIRQKSRARWALEGDENSTFFHQIINSNISTNRINGLMVDNIWITNPAAIKEIFYDFFSISLQNRRTIDPRFSARI is encoded by the coding sequence ATGAATTGCTTATCAATCAATTTAAGGGGTGTGAGGGATTCCAGAAAGTCGGATTGGATTCGGGGAATAAAGATCAGTTATGGTATTCATTTTCTCGCGATTCAAGAAACTAAGCTATCAGATTCTACTTCGTTTATGTTTAGTAAATTTTGGGGGAGGTCAGCGTTCAATTATGAGGTGGTGGAGTCACACGGAAGATCGGGTGGATTGGCCTGTTTGTGGTGTCCGTCCATGTTCAGGTGTGTTAATTCTATTAAACATATGAACTTTATTGTTGTATCTGGTATCATGGTGCATACAGGAACCCGTATAAATATGTTGAATATATATGCCCCGAATGAAGCAGGAGGTAGGAGGTCCTTGTGGTTGGAATTACTTGCAATCCGCAATTCTATACAAGGATTGTGGATCCTTATGGGAGACTTTAATGAAGTCAGGAATGAATCCGAAAGGATGAATTCTGAGTTTTTTGAATCAAACGCGGAGGCTTTTAATCATTTTATTCTGTCAGCCGGGTTGGTTGAGTATAATATGGGAGGGGGCAGGTTCACATACATTTCAGATAATGGTGATAAATTGAGCAAGTTAGATCGTTATTTGGTCTGTTTGGGTGTTATGGAAAGATGGCCTTCTGCGAGTGTACTTGCACTAGAAAGAGTTGCCTCCGATCATAGACCAATTATTTTGTCCATGATTCAATCTGATTTTGGTCATATTCCTTTCCGATTCTTCAACTCGTGGTTTGATCTCCCGGGTTTTAAGGAATATGTACAGCAAGTGAGTAGTATTTATAGATTCACTGGTCCTGAAGATTTGGCCTTAGCAATTAAATTGAGATGGCTGAAGAACAAAATTAAAACATGGCTGAAAGCGGAGAAGACTAGAAGGGAGGGCTTATTCGGGGAAAAAAAACGTAGACTTGTTGCATTGGAGAATGAGGCCGAGAATAGGAGGTTGGAGGAAAATGAACTTGAGGAAAGAATTGATTGCCGGAATTTTTTGGCAGAATTTGATCGAATAAAAAATATGGATATTAGGCAGAAGTCAAGGGCAAGATGGGCTTTGGAGGGTGACGAGAATTCAACATTTTTTCACCAAATCATTAACTCTAACATTAGTACGAACCGAATAAATGGGCTGATGGTGGATAATATTTGGATAACGAACCCGGCGGCTATAAAGGAGATTTTCTATGATTTTTTTAGCATCAGTTTACAGAACCGGAGAACAATAGACCCGAGATTCAGTGCCCGAATTTAG